One region of Streptomyces sp. CG4 genomic DNA includes:
- a CDS encoding NAD(P)H-quinone oxidoreductase produces the protein MHAITIPEPGGPEALVWAEVPDPVPGEGEVLVEVVASAVNRADILQRQGFYNPPPGASPYPGLECSGRIAALGPGVSGWAVGDEVCALLSGGGYAEKVVVPAGQLLPVPEGVDLTQAAALPEVVCTVWSNVFMIAHLRPGETLLVHGGSSGIGTMAIQLAKAVGAKVAVTAGTKEKLERCAELGADILINYREQDFVAEVKAGTGGDGADVILDNMGAKYLERNVQALAVSGRLAIIGMQGGVKGELNIGTLLGKRAAISATSLRARPLSEKAAIVAAVREHVWPLLAGGHVRPVVDRELPMAEAAEGHRVVEASGHVGKVLLVTP, from the coding sequence ATGCATGCGATCACGATTCCCGAACCTGGCGGTCCCGAGGCGCTGGTGTGGGCGGAGGTCCCCGACCCGGTGCCCGGCGAGGGCGAGGTGCTGGTCGAGGTGGTGGCCAGCGCCGTCAACCGTGCCGACATCCTGCAGCGACAGGGCTTCTACAACCCGCCGCCCGGCGCCTCCCCCTACCCCGGCCTGGAGTGTTCCGGCAGGATCGCCGCACTCGGCCCCGGAGTCTCCGGCTGGGCCGTCGGCGACGAGGTGTGCGCGCTGCTCTCGGGCGGCGGATACGCCGAGAAGGTCGTCGTACCGGCCGGGCAGCTGCTGCCTGTGCCCGAGGGTGTCGACCTCACCCAGGCCGCCGCGCTGCCCGAGGTGGTCTGCACGGTCTGGTCCAACGTGTTCATGATCGCCCACCTGCGGCCCGGCGAGACGCTGCTCGTGCACGGCGGGTCCAGCGGCATCGGCACCATGGCGATCCAGCTCGCCAAGGCCGTCGGGGCCAAGGTCGCGGTGACGGCCGGTACGAAGGAGAAGCTGGAGCGCTGCGCCGAGCTGGGCGCGGACATCCTGATCAACTATCGCGAGCAGGACTTCGTCGCCGAGGTCAAGGCGGGCACCGGGGGCGACGGGGCCGATGTGATCCTGGACAACATGGGGGCGAAGTACCTGGAGCGCAACGTCCAGGCGCTCGCCGTCAGCGGGCGTCTCGCGATCATCGGTATGCAGGGCGGGGTCAAGGGCGAGCTGAACATCGGCACGCTGCTCGGCAAGCGGGCCGCGATCAGTGCGACCTCGCTGCGGGCGCGGCCGCTCAGTGAGAAGGCGGCGATCGTGGCGGCGGTGCGGGAGCATGTGTGGCCGTTGCTCGCCGGCGGGCATGTGCGGCCGGTTGTGGACCGGGAGTTGCCGATGGCCGAGGCGGCCGAGGGACATCGGGTGGTGGAGGCGAGCGGGCACGTCGGCAAGGTGCTGCTGGTGACGCCGTAG
- a CDS encoding potassium channel family protein, translated as MKLPGHDAIARQAGDHLVTHRVKLPKKVVERPIRQVVKRLLMALLVLVATALVVYADHDGYHDNADDSVDLLDAFYYATVTLSTTGYGDITPVSDGARLTNIFVITPLRVLFLIILVGTTLEVLTERTREEWRLNRWRSALRDHTVVIGFGTKGRSAIQTVCATGLKQEQVVVVDPSAKAVDAATAEGYAGVMGDATRSDVLRRAELHKARQIIVAPQRDDTAVLVTLTARQLNRSAKIVAAVREEENAPLLQQSGADAVITSASAAGRLLGLSVLSPAAGMVMEDLIQQGSGLDLVERPVVRAEVGKRTRETDDLVVSVVRGHRVLGYDDPAIGALQLTDRLITIVRASPGAQVTPDNRPLPRS; from the coding sequence GTGAAACTTCCGGGCCATGACGCCATCGCCCGCCAGGCGGGCGACCATCTGGTGACCCATCGGGTGAAACTCCCGAAGAAAGTGGTGGAGCGCCCGATCCGCCAGGTCGTCAAACGGCTGCTCATGGCCCTGCTCGTGCTGGTCGCCACTGCCCTGGTCGTCTACGCCGACCACGACGGCTACCACGACAACGCCGATGACTCGGTCGACCTGCTCGATGCCTTCTACTACGCCACCGTGACGCTCTCCACCACCGGATACGGCGACATCACCCCGGTCAGCGACGGTGCCCGGCTCACCAACATCTTCGTCATCACGCCCCTGCGCGTGCTGTTCCTGATCATTCTGGTCGGCACCACGCTGGAGGTCCTCACCGAACGCACCCGGGAGGAATGGCGCCTGAACCGCTGGAGGTCCGCCTTGCGCGACCACACCGTCGTCATCGGCTTCGGCACCAAGGGACGGTCGGCGATCCAGACCGTCTGCGCGACGGGGCTGAAACAGGAGCAGGTGGTCGTGGTGGACCCGAGCGCCAAGGCCGTCGACGCGGCGACCGCCGAGGGCTACGCGGGGGTCATGGGTGACGCCACCCGCAGTGATGTGCTCCGGCGGGCCGAGCTGCACAAGGCCCGGCAGATCATCGTCGCTCCCCAGCGCGACGACACCGCCGTCCTCGTCACGCTGACGGCCCGGCAGCTCAACCGGAGCGCGAAGATCGTGGCCGCCGTACGCGAGGAGGAGAACGCACCGCTGCTCCAGCAGTCCGGGGCCGACGCCGTCATCACCAGCGCCAGCGCCGCCGGCCGGCTGCTCGGCCTCTCCGTGCTCAGCCCCGCCGCCGGCATGGTCATGGAAGACCTGATCCAGCAGGGCAGCGGGCTGGACCTCGTCGAACGCCCGGTGGTCCGCGCCGAGGTGGGCAAGCGGACGCGTGAGACCGACGACCTCGTGGTGAGCGTCGTACGCGGGCACCGGGTGCTCGGTTACGACGACCCGGCCATCGGCGCCCTCCAGCTGACCGACCGGCTGATCACGATCGTCCGCGCGTCCCCCGGTGCCCAGGTCACCCCGGACAACCGGCCGTTGCCCCGCAGCTGA
- a CDS encoding molybdopterin molybdotransferase MoeA, whose amino-acid sequence MTAPGTRAAAPAEDSDDLDVEEALALVREAKDDHPGQVPAPAPAAHGEEHRAIPWRQARETAARAARARARRAPVTVPLGDTLGLVLAAPLDALTDLPSFDTSAMDGWAVAGPGPWDVRDEGVLAGHAQPEPLTDGEAVRIATGARIPADTTAVLRSEHGRTDAQGRLHATRELAHGQDIRPRAQECRGGDQLLPVGTLVTPAVLGLAAAAGYDTLTAVPRPRAEVLVLGDELLTEGLPHDGLIRDALGPMLPPWLRALGAEVVAVRRIGDDAEALHQAVTGSAADLVVTTGGTAGGPVDHVHPVLERIGAELLVDGVKVRPGHPMLLARTKDAQHLVGLPGNPLAAVSGLLTLAEPLLRTLAAHPAPEPYTLPLKEAIQGHPHDTRLVPVVLRGDCAAPLHYNGPAMLRGIAAADALAVVPPGGAGQGQETELLDLPWAAAGIEVCFT is encoded by the coding sequence ATGACCGCCCCCGGAACCCGGGCCGCAGCGCCCGCCGAGGACAGCGACGACCTCGACGTCGAGGAGGCCCTGGCCCTCGTGAGGGAAGCCAAGGACGACCACCCGGGCCAGGTGCCCGCACCGGCACCCGCAGCGCACGGCGAGGAGCACCGCGCCATCCCATGGCGCCAGGCCCGCGAGACCGCCGCCCGCGCCGCCCGCGCCCGTGCCCGCCGTGCCCCCGTCACCGTGCCCCTCGGCGACACCCTCGGCCTCGTCCTGGCCGCCCCGCTCGACGCGCTCACCGACCTGCCCTCCTTCGACACCTCCGCGATGGACGGCTGGGCGGTCGCCGGGCCCGGCCCCTGGGACGTACGGGACGAGGGCGTGCTCGCCGGGCACGCGCAGCCGGAGCCGCTCACCGACGGCGAGGCGGTCCGCATCGCCACCGGCGCCCGCATCCCCGCCGACACCACCGCCGTGCTGCGCAGCGAGCACGGCCGCACCGACGCACAGGGCCGGCTCCACGCCACCCGGGAACTGGCGCACGGCCAGGACATCCGCCCGCGCGCCCAGGAATGCCGCGGCGGCGACCAGTTGCTGCCCGTCGGCACCCTGGTCACTCCCGCCGTCCTGGGCCTCGCCGCGGCGGCCGGATACGACACCCTCACCGCCGTACCGCGTCCGCGTGCCGAAGTCCTCGTCCTCGGCGACGAATTGCTGACCGAAGGACTGCCGCACGACGGGCTGATCCGGGACGCGCTCGGCCCCATGCTGCCGCCCTGGCTGCGCGCGCTCGGCGCCGAGGTCGTCGCGGTGCGCCGGATCGGCGACGACGCCGAGGCCCTGCACCAGGCCGTCACCGGCTCCGCGGCCGACCTCGTCGTCACCACCGGCGGTACCGCGGGCGGACCGGTCGACCATGTCCATCCCGTCCTGGAGCGCATCGGCGCCGAACTCCTCGTCGACGGCGTCAAGGTGCGCCCCGGCCACCCCATGCTGCTGGCCCGCACCAAGGACGCCCAGCACCTCGTCGGCCTGCCCGGCAACCCCCTCGCCGCCGTCTCCGGCCTGCTCACGCTCGCCGAGCCGTTGCTGCGCACCCTGGCCGCCCACCCGGCCCCCGAGCCGTACACGCTGCCGCTCAAGGAGGCGATCCAGGGGCACCCGCACGACACCCGGCTCGTCCCCGTGGTGCTGCGCGGTGACTGCGCCGCTCCGCTGCACTACAACGGTCCGGCCATGCTCCGCGGCATCGCCGCCGCCGACGCACTCGCCGTCGTACCGCCCGGTGGGGCCGGGCAGGGTCAGGAGACCGAGCTGCTGGACCTGCCGTGGGCGGCCGCGGGCATCGAGGTGTGTTTCACGTGA